One region of Chlamydia psittaci 6BC genomic DNA includes:
- a CDS encoding SET domain-containing protein: MKLEHTSHQTLYISLDHNWEKSTCYSMDRASQLLNFKFLPFLTFADWKVEEQVRKLCHKAKKKQCISPLAKWLGQLHKQDLTMPPMPPIAICWINSYIGYGVFARERIPAWTYIGEYTGILRRRQAIWLDENDYCFRYPLSLWLWRYFTIDSGHQGNFTRFINHSDKPNVEAIGVFQDGLFHVIIRTIQAIEAGEELCYHYGPLYWKHRKKREEFIPEEE; encoded by the coding sequence ATGAAATTAGAACATACTTCACACCAGACTCTATACATTTCTCTAGATCATAACTGGGAAAAGAGCACTTGCTATAGTATGGATAGAGCTTCGCAGTTACTGAATTTCAAATTTCTTCCCTTTCTTACTTTTGCAGATTGGAAAGTAGAAGAACAAGTCCGTAAGCTCTGTCACAAGGCTAAGAAAAAACAGTGTATATCTCCCTTAGCAAAATGGCTAGGACAGCTTCACAAGCAAGACTTAACCATGCCTCCTATGCCTCCTATAGCCATTTGTTGGATCAATTCCTATATTGGTTACGGAGTCTTTGCTCGAGAGAGGATCCCTGCGTGGACATATATTGGAGAGTATACAGGGATATTACGTCGCCGTCAGGCTATTTGGTTGGATGAGAACGACTACTGTTTTCGTTATCCCTTATCCTTATGGCTATGGCGTTATTTTACTATCGATAGTGGACATCAAGGAAATTTCACTCGTTTTATTAATCATAGTGACAAGCCTAACGTAGAGGCCATTGGGGTATTCCAGGATGGACTATTTCATGTGATTATTAGAACGATTCAAGCAATTGAAGCGGGCGAAGAGTTATGTTACCACTATGGCCCGCTATATTGGAAGCATAGGAAAAAACGTGAAGAGTTTATTCCCGAAGAAGAGTAG
- a CDS encoding VIT1/CCC1 transporter family protein, translating into MNTDYAHFKNATPEEHIKIVRDQHGVCLGEPHRTIKGFFYHLASDALSTGVFLFFIRTLAFLLPISQATQAEILFSLGLGWIFYRGCLKAKKAWSYMELSHRFMLQEKEEIENHPEQERLELSVIFKNQGFKSPLLEEMVDYVCSDSTLLLDTMIREELHISMENFPHPLKQGGTRMLGGLLGIILFLPLILCSSYTVAAVLSGILITALSATKAKILGNHMITEVVWVLGIFITSISIVCTCVKFL; encoded by the coding sequence ATGAATACCGATTATGCTCACTTCAAAAATGCAACCCCTGAAGAACACATCAAAATTGTTAGAGATCAGCATGGAGTCTGCCTTGGCGAACCTCATAGAACAATAAAAGGTTTTTTCTATCACCTAGCAAGTGATGCTCTATCCACAGGAGTCTTTTTATTTTTCATTAGAACTCTGGCGTTCCTTCTTCCTATTTCTCAAGCGACACAAGCCGAGATTCTGTTTTCGTTAGGACTAGGATGGATTTTTTATCGTGGATGTTTGAAAGCAAAAAAAGCCTGGTCTTACATGGAGCTTTCTCATCGGTTTATGTTACAAGAAAAAGAAGAAATCGAAAACCATCCCGAACAAGAACGCCTAGAGTTAAGTGTGATCTTTAAAAATCAAGGATTTAAGTCTCCTCTCCTTGAAGAAATGGTAGATTATGTTTGCTCGGACTCTACTCTTCTTCTTGATACGATGATTCGCGAAGAGCTTCACATCTCTATGGAGAATTTCCCTCATCCTTTAAAACAGGGCGGGACACGTATGCTAGGAGGCCTTCTAGGCATAATTCTCTTCCTACCCTTAATTCTCTGTTCTAGTTATACAGTAGCCGCCGTACTATCTGGCATCCTCATTACAGCACTCTCTGCTACTAAAGCAAAAATATTAGGTAATCATATGATTACAGAAGTTGTATGGGTTTTAGGTATTTTCATTACCTCGATAAGTATTGTTTGCACTTGTGTAAAATTTTTATAG
- a CDS encoding YbhB/YbcL family Raf kinase inhibitor-like protein, which yields MQLLSPAFDYGKAIPKKYTCQGAGISPPLIFKDVPKEAKSIALIMEDPDVPKNLREDGLWIHWIVYNLSPMITELAEGANIYAVQGLNTSGKACYEGPCPPDRQHRYYLSSYALDTILPAEENVTKDQLLEVMEGHIIDTAELMGTYDKS from the coding sequence ATGCAATTACTCTCACCGGCATTTGATTATGGGAAAGCAATTCCAAAAAAATATACATGTCAAGGCGCTGGGATCTCACCACCCCTAATATTTAAAGATGTTCCTAAAGAAGCAAAAAGTATTGCGTTGATTATGGAAGATCCCGATGTGCCCAAAAATTTACGAGAAGATGGTCTATGGATTCATTGGATAGTATATAACCTCTCTCCAATGATAACCGAACTAGCAGAAGGCGCAAATATTTACGCTGTTCAAGGATTGAATACTTCAGGAAAAGCTTGCTATGAAGGACCCTGCCCACCAGATAGACAGCATCGGTATTATCTCTCCAGCTATGCTCTAGATACCATTTTACCTGCAGAGGAAAATGTGACCAAAGATCAGCTTCTTGAAGTCATGGAAGGTCATATTATAGATACCGCGGAGCTCATGGGAACATACGACAAGAGTTAA
- a CDS encoding FtsK/SpoIIIE family DNA translocase — translation MVRERQKSKSVLFPSIPFAVRASAYLFLACFSGLSLWSFHNTQPCTQNWIGLLGWSLSSFLLYCFGAASFLIPPYFLWLSFLNMRKTPSKILHRKALAFAALPVCSSVLLSMLSPIQTLPHVLDTRLPKFVLGINPPVSYLGGIPFYILYTGQSFCLKHLIGSVGTCLIFSFILCFSIFYLCGGIVLIKKKILQKFLKNKFQACWNICKSILKRLTNKQNYLPKPSIKVPSSPIVRNSAKKPPTPIVSLPIEKRDLLDDVQIPSQASEKATLFLAPHPEKRIVSPFLKPQNTVQKNSKINVLPQTRSPSVNKVEKLPLNLSTFGEGNSELPQYHLLSKSDNSKPESLREELQKKGVILQQTLESFGIEADIGNICFGPTLAAFEVQPHTGVKVQKIKALENDIALNLQASSIRIIAPIPGKAAVGIEIPNPYPQPVNFRDLLEDYQKQNHKLQVPLLLGKKANGDNFWADLATMPHLIIAGTTGSGKSVCINTIVMSLIMTTLPSDIKLVIVDPKKVELTGYSQLPHMLTPVITESRDAHSALVWLVKEMELRYEILRFLGLRNIQAFNSRQRNIEIESSFDKEIPEKMPFLVGIIDELSDLLLSSSQDIETPIIRLAQMARAVGIHLILATQRPSRDVITGLIKANFPSRIAFKVANKVNSQIIIDEPGAENLMGNGDMLVVSPSSFGAVRAQGAYICDEDINKVIKDLCSRFPTKYVIPSFDTYEDCGGDDVTDRDPLYNQAKTLILQTGNASTTFLQRKLKIGYARAASLIDQLEDARIIGPSEGAKPRQILIQIPPQEG, via the coding sequence ATGGTAAGAGAGCGTCAGAAATCTAAATCAGTCCTATTCCCTTCGATACCTTTTGCGGTTAGGGCGAGCGCTTATCTATTTTTGGCTTGTTTTTCAGGTCTGAGTCTATGGAGTTTTCATAATACCCAGCCTTGTACACAAAACTGGATAGGATTGTTGGGCTGGTCTTTAAGTTCTTTTCTTTTGTACTGCTTTGGAGCTGCATCTTTTCTTATCCCTCCATATTTTTTATGGTTGTCTTTCCTGAACATGAGAAAAACACCGTCTAAAATCTTACATCGTAAAGCATTAGCATTTGCTGCGCTTCCTGTATGTTCTTCTGTTTTGTTATCCATGTTGTCTCCTATTCAGACATTGCCGCATGTTTTAGATACACGTCTTCCTAAGTTCGTTTTAGGAATCAATCCTCCTGTTTCCTATTTAGGAGGTATTCCTTTTTACATTCTGTATACGGGGCAATCCTTCTGCTTAAAACATTTGATAGGTTCTGTCGGGACGTGCCTAATCTTTTCATTCATACTGTGTTTTTCTATTTTTTATCTTTGTGGTGGGATAGTTTTAATTAAAAAAAAAATCCTGCAAAAATTTCTCAAAAACAAATTTCAAGCCTGCTGGAACATTTGCAAAAGCATTTTAAAAAGACTAACTAACAAACAAAATTATCTTCCTAAGCCATCGATTAAAGTTCCCTCTTCTCCTATAGTGAGAAACAGTGCAAAGAAACCACCAACTCCCATTGTCTCCTTACCTATAGAGAAACGGGATTTATTAGATGATGTACAAATACCGTCTCAAGCTTCAGAAAAAGCGACTCTTTTTTTAGCTCCACATCCTGAAAAACGCATTGTATCTCCGTTCCTCAAACCACAAAATACGGTGCAGAAAAATTCAAAGATTAATGTACTACCTCAAACCCGATCTCCATCGGTTAATAAAGTAGAAAAACTTCCTTTAAACCTATCTACATTTGGCGAGGGCAATTCTGAGTTACCTCAGTATCATCTATTAAGTAAGAGTGATAATTCTAAACCTGAATCCTTGCGTGAAGAATTACAAAAAAAGGGTGTGATCTTACAGCAAACTTTAGAAAGTTTTGGAATAGAAGCTGATATTGGCAATATTTGTTTTGGACCTACATTAGCTGCATTTGAAGTACAACCTCATACCGGTGTAAAAGTTCAAAAAATTAAGGCATTAGAAAATGACATTGCGTTGAACTTACAAGCCTCGAGTATTCGTATTATTGCTCCGATTCCTGGGAAGGCTGCTGTTGGTATTGAAATTCCTAATCCCTATCCTCAGCCAGTAAACTTCCGTGATTTATTGGAAGATTACCAAAAACAAAATCATAAATTACAGGTTCCTCTTTTACTTGGGAAAAAAGCTAATGGTGATAATTTCTGGGCAGACTTGGCCACAATGCCCCACTTGATTATTGCAGGAACCACCGGGTCTGGGAAATCTGTTTGTATCAATACAATCGTCATGTCTCTTATCATGACAACACTACCTTCCGATATCAAACTTGTGATTGTTGATCCCAAAAAAGTAGAGCTTACTGGGTATTCACAGCTTCCTCATATGTTAACTCCTGTAATTACAGAATCACGAGATGCGCATAGTGCTTTAGTTTGGCTTGTTAAAGAAATGGAACTTCGTTACGAAATTTTAAGATTCTTAGGCCTTCGTAACATTCAAGCTTTTAATTCTCGTCAACGCAATATCGAGATAGAGTCTTCTTTTGATAAAGAAATACCAGAAAAAATGCCTTTCCTTGTAGGGATCATAGACGAGCTATCTGATCTTTTACTTTCTTCTTCTCAAGATATAGAAACACCTATTATTCGCTTAGCCCAGATGGCAAGAGCCGTTGGGATTCATTTAATCCTCGCTACACAAAGGCCTTCTCGCGATGTTATTACTGGGTTAATTAAAGCGAACTTCCCTTCACGCATAGCATTTAAAGTTGCTAACAAGGTAAATAGTCAAATCATCATAGATGAACCAGGTGCTGAAAACCTGATGGGGAATGGGGATATGTTAGTCGTTTCTCCTTCTTCTTTTGGAGCTGTGCGTGCTCAAGGAGCTTACATTTGTGATGAAGATATCAACAAGGTGATTAAAGATCTGTGTTCTCGTTTCCCTACAAAATACGTTATTCCTTCATTTGATACTTATGAAGACTGCGGTGGGGATGATGTAACAGATAGAGATCCTTTATATAATCAAGCAAAAACATTAATTCTTCAAACAGGCAATGCCTCTACGACTTTCTTACAAAGAAAACTTAAAATTGGTTATGCTAGAGCGGCAAGTTTAATAGACCAGCTTGAAGACGCGCGAATTATAGGTCCTTCTGAAGGTGCCAAACCTCGTCAAATCTTAATACAAATACCTCCTCAAGAAGGATGA
- a CDS encoding alanine/glycine:cation symporter family protein: protein MLHFLEQLNNFCISFCVFPTILFLGGLLTWKLRGLQFTGLKLGFNLMLKNKQENLSTENGTVSRYEAVAGILAGNFGTGNIAGMAVAIACGGPGALVWIWVAALLGAIVQYSGSFLGVKYRKLCRQSGKFIGGPTGCLAYGLGSKFLAGLFCIFTIITAFSAGNFAQINCIVPLCVESVPLKFLLGVFLALTIVPVLIGGNSRILRFSARVIPFIAGFYAISCLIILIQHSSMIIPALKLIVSSSLGIKATVAGLGGYTITQVISTGMSRAIMATDCGSGMVSILQSDSQSKNPVVDGLVTLLPPVIVMIVCSITTLVLIVSGAYISGQEGTLMVLNAFKSSLGSIGGLVVILAMALFGYTTVLTWFACAEKSLEYMIPGKRANSWLKILFVAVIPFGGIVDMRLIWSLSDTGFAGMVILNSIALVALFKDVLSTHREVALLRLEEDAQPTVLQNLDI, encoded by the coding sequence ATGTTACATTTCCTAGAACAATTAAATAATTTCTGCATTTCCTTTTGTGTGTTCCCCACGATTCTATTTCTTGGTGGATTATTAACATGGAAATTACGGGGCTTGCAATTTACTGGGTTAAAGCTTGGCTTTAATCTAATGTTGAAAAATAAACAGGAAAATCTGTCTACTGAAAATGGTACAGTGTCTCGTTACGAAGCTGTAGCTGGTATTCTTGCTGGGAATTTTGGTACTGGAAATATCGCCGGCATGGCTGTTGCTATTGCTTGTGGAGGGCCTGGAGCTTTAGTCTGGATCTGGGTAGCCGCTCTTTTAGGTGCCATTGTTCAATACTCAGGGTCCTTTTTAGGCGTCAAATATCGTAAATTGTGTAGACAATCCGGCAAGTTTATCGGTGGACCCACGGGATGCCTCGCCTATGGCTTGGGAAGTAAATTCCTCGCCGGTCTTTTTTGTATATTCACAATTATTACAGCATTCTCTGCAGGAAATTTTGCACAAATTAATTGCATAGTCCCTCTTTGTGTTGAGAGTGTGCCTTTGAAGTTTCTTTTAGGAGTTTTTCTTGCATTAACAATTGTCCCCGTACTCATAGGGGGAAATAGCCGTATTTTAAGATTCTCAGCCCGAGTGATTCCTTTTATAGCAGGTTTTTACGCCATTTCTTGTCTGATTATTCTTATACAGCATAGTTCGATGATCATTCCCGCGCTAAAACTTATCGTTTCGTCTTCTTTAGGAATAAAAGCAACAGTTGCAGGCTTGGGAGGCTATACAATCACGCAAGTTATCTCAACTGGAATGAGTCGTGCGATTATGGCTACGGATTGTGGTAGTGGTATGGTGTCTATTCTACAATCCGATTCTCAGAGTAAGAATCCAGTGGTTGATGGTCTGGTTACGCTTTTACCCCCCGTCATCGTTATGATAGTTTGCTCTATCACTACACTTGTTCTTATTGTTTCTGGTGCGTATATCTCGGGACAAGAGGGGACGCTGATGGTGTTAAACGCCTTTAAATCAAGCTTAGGTTCTATTGGAGGGCTTGTTGTCATTCTCGCCATGGCCTTGTTTGGTTATACGACGGTCCTGACTTGGTTTGCTTGCGCAGAAAAAAGTTTAGAATATATGATCCCGGGAAAACGAGCCAATTCCTGGTTAAAGATCCTGTTTGTCGCGGTTATACCTTTCGGAGGCATAGTAGATATGCGATTGATCTGGAGCCTTTCTGACACAGGGTTTGCGGGTATGGTGATTCTAAATTCTATAGCTTTGGTAGCTTTGTTTAAGGATGTGTTGTCCACACATCGAGAAGTTGCCTTACTTAGACTGGAGGAAGATGCTCAACCCACTGTTTTGCAAAATCTAGATATCTAA
- the ribH gene encoding 6,7-dimethyl-8-ribityllumazine synthase yields the protein MKTFKGIASAKDMRVAIVGACFNGPIADALVSGAAQTFLELGGAEDMLTIVRVPGSFEIPCTLKKLLTSGIEYHAIVACGVLIKGETTHYDHIADQVSARISELSVEYNLPITFSVITAPCVDSAWQRAGIKGSHLGVSGMKTALEMADLFKKL from the coding sequence ATGAAAACATTTAAAGGGATAGCCTCGGCAAAAGATATGCGCGTGGCTATCGTTGGTGCCTGTTTTAACGGGCCTATAGCTGATGCTTTGGTTTCTGGAGCAGCACAGACTTTTCTTGAGCTCGGTGGAGCAGAGGATATGCTCACCATAGTACGCGTTCCAGGGTCTTTTGAGATCCCTTGTACGTTGAAGAAACTCCTTACTTCAGGCATAGAGTATCACGCTATAGTCGCTTGTGGAGTGCTCATTAAGGGAGAAACTACTCATTACGATCACATAGCAGATCAAGTGTCAGCAAGAATTAGTGAGTTATCTGTAGAATATAATCTACCCATTACCTTTTCTGTTATCACAGCCCCTTGTGTAGATTCTGCATGGCAACGAGCGGGAATCAAAGGATCTCACTTAGGAGTATCTGGGATGAAGACAGCTCTAGAGATGGCGGATCTTTTTAAGAAGTTGTAA
- the ribD gene encoding bifunctional diaminohydroxyphosphoribosylaminopyrimidine deaminase/5-amino-6-(5-phosphoribosylamino)uracil reductase RibD, whose product MEDFSEQQLFFMRRAIELGEKGAFSSQPNPWVGCVIVKNGRIIGEGYHEKAGQPHAEEKAIRSASESIEGSEVYVTLEPCCHYGNTPPCVNLLIKYKVAAVYVALLDPDSRVSGRGIASLRKAGICVYEGLGKEEAERSLKSYLYQRTHGKPWVVIKSAATLDGQVADKDGQSQWITCPEARADVGKLRACSQAIIVGSKTVLKDNPLLTARKPSGELYPCQPLRVVVDSKGVIPPEANIFHSTGKSLYVTTAQSSKDHRKKIEDLGVDLLVTESKDSKVNLHELMTYLSTTHTLQVLVEGGAVLHTSFLKERLANTLVLYLGPKILGDQRKPIFGDLGLYLHSSQKIVPTFSEILGNSLKTSWEVIV is encoded by the coding sequence ATGGAAGATTTTTCTGAGCAACAACTATTTTTTATGCGAAGAGCTATAGAATTAGGAGAAAAGGGAGCATTTTCTTCACAACCGAATCCCTGGGTGGGTTGTGTGATCGTAAAAAATGGTCGGATAATAGGAGAGGGATATCATGAGAAAGCAGGTCAGCCTCATGCGGAAGAAAAAGCAATACGCTCTGCTTCAGAATCCATTGAGGGTAGCGAAGTCTATGTAACTCTTGAACCGTGCTGCCACTATGGGAACACTCCTCCTTGCGTGAACTTATTAATCAAATATAAAGTTGCTGCAGTTTATGTTGCCTTATTAGATCCCGATTCTCGTGTCTCAGGTAGGGGAATAGCGAGTTTAAGAAAAGCGGGTATTTGTGTTTATGAAGGTTTAGGAAAAGAAGAAGCAGAGCGCTCTTTAAAGTCTTATTTATACCAACGTACACATGGGAAACCTTGGGTGGTAATTAAAAGTGCTGCGACTTTAGATGGTCAAGTTGCAGATAAAGACGGACAATCACAATGGATTACCTGCCCCGAAGCCCGCGCTGATGTTGGGAAACTCCGAGCCTGTTCTCAAGCTATTATTGTAGGTTCTAAAACTGTTTTAAAAGATAACCCCTTGTTAACAGCTAGAAAACCTTCCGGTGAACTCTATCCTTGTCAACCTTTGCGCGTGGTTGTGGATAGTAAAGGTGTGATCCCCCCAGAGGCAAATATCTTTCATAGCACCGGGAAATCCCTCTATGTCACGACCGCACAGTCTTCAAAAGATCATAGAAAAAAAATAGAAGACCTGGGCGTGGATCTCCTAGTTACAGAATCTAAAGATTCTAAAGTAAATTTACATGAATTAATGACATATTTATCTACTACACATACCTTGCAAGTTCTTGTTGAAGGCGGGGCAGTTTTACATACTTCGTTTTTGAAAGAACGTTTAGCAAATACTCTTGTCCTTTACTTAGGACCTAAAATTTTAGGAGATCAACGCAAACCTATTTTTGGGGATCTAGGTTTATACCTGCATTCTTCTCAAAAAATTGTGCCTACATTTTCTGAAATTCTAGGAAATTCTTTAAAAACTTCTTGGGAAGTCATCGTATAG
- a CDS encoding MBL fold metallo-hydrolase yields MEGFFPLASGSKGNCAYLGTESSKILIDLGISKQLVTRELLSMNVHPEDIQAIFVSHEHSDHISGIKSFIKTYNTPVICNLETARNLCQLLDVHPTFKIFSTGTTFSFHDLKIQTFNVPHDAVDPVGFIFHYRDEKLGFCTDLGWGTSWIIHELYDCDYLLIEANHDPELVRQSSRPDIYKKRVLSKLGHLSNHECAELLQKVLTPKIKKIYLAHLSSESNTPELALSTVSSAIENITSIAPVVVESHEVTDPIYFSSLITA; encoded by the coding sequence ATGGAAGGTTTTTTCCCTTTAGCCTCAGGTTCGAAGGGGAACTGTGCCTATTTAGGAACGGAATCCTCTAAAATTCTGATAGATTTAGGTATTAGCAAGCAACTTGTGACACGTGAACTCCTATCGATGAACGTGCATCCTGAAGATATTCAGGCTATTTTTGTATCTCACGAGCATTCTGATCATATTTCTGGAATTAAAAGTTTTATAAAGACTTATAACACTCCGGTTATTTGCAATCTTGAAACGGCACGTAACCTTTGTCAATTATTAGATGTTCATCCGACGTTTAAGATTTTTTCTACAGGGACAACATTTTCTTTCCATGATTTAAAAATCCAAACATTTAATGTTCCTCATGATGCTGTAGATCCTGTAGGATTTATCTTTCATTACCGTGATGAGAAATTAGGTTTTTGTACAGACTTAGGTTGGGGAACTTCATGGATTATTCATGAACTTTACGACTGTGATTATCTACTTATAGAAGCCAACCATGATCCTGAACTTGTCCGACAATCTTCTCGCCCCGACATTTATAAAAAACGTGTTCTTAGTAAGCTTGGCCATCTATCAAATCATGAGTGTGCGGAATTATTACAAAAAGTTCTCACTCCCAAAATAAAAAAAATCTACCTTGCTCACCTCTCTAGTGAATCTAATACACCTGAACTCGCGCTATCTACGGTATCTTCTGCTATAGAAAATATTACTTCTATTGCTCCTGTCGTTGTAGAAAGTCATGAAGTGACTGATCCTATTTACTTTAGCTCTTTAATAACCGCATGA
- a CDS encoding bifunctional 3,4-dihydroxy-2-butanone-4-phosphate synthase/GTP cyclohydrolase II: MIKFNNDARASCFVPVEKAIADIAEGKFVIVVDETSRENEGDLIIAGEKMTVEKMTFLLKYTTGIICAALDSERVKQLDLPPMVKDNRCRYRTAFTVSVDAAKGVTTGVSAADRTRVVELLSDPNSVPEDFVRPGHFFPLMATPGGVLKRAGHTEAALDLMRLANMQACGILSELVNEDHTMMRLPQIVEFAMKHKISVISTSDLVAYRMLSERLVVPISSARLPTEYGDFNIHVYESVLDGIQHIALVKGDVQGKENVLVRVHSECLTGDIMGSIRCDCGHQLRSAMEYIGLEGEGVIVYLRGQEGRGIGLGHKVRAYALQDRGYDTVDANLEIGFPIDSREYGIGAQILVDLGLTKIKLITHNPHKYYGLQGYGLEIVDRIALPINISEENECYLRTKKERMGHWIDFPSYKEEVNTR; this comes from the coding sequence GTGATAAAATTCAATAATGATGCTCGTGCCTCTTGTTTTGTCCCTGTAGAAAAAGCTATTGCAGATATTGCTGAGGGTAAATTTGTTATTGTTGTTGATGAGACTTCAAGGGAGAATGAGGGAGATCTTATCATAGCAGGCGAGAAAATGACCGTTGAAAAAATGACTTTTCTCCTTAAATATACGACGGGAATTATCTGTGCTGCTTTAGATTCTGAGAGAGTAAAACAATTAGACCTCCCCCCTATGGTTAAAGATAACCGTTGTCGCTACCGTACGGCATTTACAGTTTCGGTAGATGCTGCTAAAGGCGTAACTACAGGCGTGTCTGCAGCAGATAGAACAAGAGTAGTTGAACTGCTATCTGACCCTAATAGTGTTCCTGAGGATTTTGTTCGTCCGGGGCATTTCTTTCCTTTAATGGCTACGCCGGGAGGCGTATTAAAACGAGCCGGTCATACAGAAGCTGCTTTAGATCTCATGCGTTTAGCCAATATGCAGGCTTGTGGGATCCTTTCGGAGCTTGTCAATGAAGACCACACGATGATGCGTCTTCCGCAAATTGTAGAATTTGCTATGAAGCATAAAATCTCGGTCATATCTACGTCTGATTTGGTAGCCTACCGAATGTTATCCGAAAGGCTCGTGGTTCCTATTTCTTCAGCTCGTCTTCCTACAGAATATGGGGATTTTAATATTCATGTTTACGAGTCCGTGCTTGATGGCATCCAACATATTGCTTTGGTGAAAGGTGATGTGCAAGGGAAGGAGAATGTACTTGTGCGAGTACATTCTGAATGCCTTACTGGTGATATCATGGGGTCCATACGTTGTGATTGTGGACACCAATTGCGCTCTGCTATGGAATATATTGGATTAGAGGGTGAAGGTGTTATTGTTTATCTACGCGGACAAGAGGGACGTGGTATTGGATTAGGTCATAAAGTTCGAGCCTACGCTTTACAAGATCGTGGGTATGATACTGTCGATGCTAACTTAGAAATTGGCTTCCCTATAGATTCTAGAGAATATGGAATCGGGGCTCAGATTTTAGTTGATCTAGGATTGACAAAGATCAAATTGATTACCCATAATCCCCACAAATATTACGGCCTTCAGGGATATGGGTTAGAAATTGTTGATAGAATAGCTCTTCCCATCAATATCTCTGAAGAAAATGAATGTTACCTCCGCACAAAAAAAGAGCGTATGGGACATTGGATAGACTTTCCTTCTTATAAAGAAGAAGTGAACACAAGATAA
- the serS gene encoding serine--tRNA ligase, with protein MLDIKLIRKAPEECEARLRKKDPLISLQPILDLDKEVRNLKTQTEALQSQRKLLSNQIHKAKAQGEDASSLIDSVEKIAQDLANLEPLLEQKESTLQDLLVRLPNYPDEDVPVCPDKTGNQVIKQVGSLPTFSFTPKHHVELNQKLQILDFKLPAKTSGSGWPAYKNQGVCLEWALLTYLLNKQREHGFQLWLPPLLVKHDILFGSGQIPKFDGQYYRVEDGDQSLYLIPTAEVVLNGFHSQEIFSEKDLPIYYAAFTPCFRREAGAAGAHERGLVRVHQFHKVEMFAFTTPDQADQAYDKMLSVVEDILTELKLPYRLSLLSTGDMSFTASKTIDAEVWLPGQQSYYEVSSISQCTDFQSHRSETRYKDNHGKMHFVHTLNGSGLATPRLFVAILENNQQEDGSVIIPEVLRPYLGNQEILLPQE; from the coding sequence ATGTTGGATATAAAATTAATACGCAAGGCACCTGAAGAATGTGAAGCCCGTCTTCGTAAGAAAGATCCTCTTATTTCTCTTCAGCCTATTCTTGATTTAGATAAAGAAGTCCGCAATCTCAAGACACAAACAGAAGCATTACAATCTCAAAGAAAACTTTTGTCAAATCAGATCCATAAAGCTAAAGCTCAAGGAGAGGATGCGTCTTCTCTGATCGATAGCGTGGAAAAAATTGCTCAAGACCTAGCCAATCTTGAACCCTTACTTGAGCAAAAGGAATCGACTTTACAAGACTTACTCGTACGTCTTCCGAACTATCCTGATGAAGATGTCCCTGTATGCCCTGACAAAACGGGGAATCAGGTAATTAAACAAGTAGGTTCATTACCTACATTCTCTTTTACTCCTAAACATCACGTAGAGCTCAACCAAAAATTACAAATTTTAGATTTTAAACTTCCTGCGAAAACTTCGGGATCAGGTTGGCCTGCATATAAAAACCAAGGAGTATGTTTAGAATGGGCCTTGTTAACCTATTTATTGAATAAGCAAAGAGAACACGGGTTTCAGTTATGGTTACCTCCTCTTCTCGTAAAACATGACATCCTTTTTGGCTCAGGACAAATTCCTAAATTCGATGGTCAGTATTACCGGGTAGAAGATGGAGATCAATCTCTATATCTTATTCCTACAGCAGAGGTTGTTCTTAACGGCTTCCATTCTCAAGAAATTTTTAGTGAGAAGGACCTCCCCATATACTATGCGGCATTTACGCCATGTTTTCGTAGAGAGGCGGGTGCTGCAGGAGCGCATGAACGAGGACTCGTTCGTGTACACCAATTCCATAAAGTGGAGATGTTTGCCTTTACTACCCCAGATCAAGCAGATCAGGCATATGACAAAATGCTCTCTGTTGTTGAAGATATTCTTACAGAATTAAAACTCCCCTATCGGCTATCTTTGCTCTCCACAGGAGACATGTCTTTCACAGCATCAAAAACTATAGATGCTGAGGTTTGGCTACCTGGGCAACAGTCTTACTATGAAGTTTCTTCTATTTCGCAATGTACTGATTTCCAATCCCATCGTTCAGAAACGCGTTATAAGGATAACCACGGAAAAATGCACTTTGTCCACACCCTTAATGGTTCTGGTTTAGCGACACCACGTTTATTCGTGGCTATTTTAGAAAATAACCAACAAGAAGACGGTTCTGTGATTATTCCTGAAGTTTTACGCCCCTACTTAGGGAATCAAGAAATCTTATTACCACAAGAGTAG